A genomic window from Flintibacter sp. KGMB00164 includes:
- a CDS encoding NYN domain-containing protein, translating into MPESEKDLRLAVLIDADNASRTAMKDVMAEVAVYGTPTIKRIYGDWTSPNMNSWKSILLETAITPIQQYSYTTGKNSTDSAMIIDAMDILYSGTCDGFVLVSSDSDFTRLATRLREAGMKVYGMGEKKTPKPFIVACDKFVYIEVIRAAAKQAAEAAKKKEEAQAKKTAKKENKKCQTSSSPAPEEIVELIAESVEDLCEEDGLAHMGKLGNLLLKKQPDFDPRNYGFSKLSKLIRALDRFQIVPQGEENVEYYVRDICADK; encoded by the coding sequence ATGCCGGAAAGTGAGAAGGACCTGCGACTGGCGGTGCTCATCGATGCGGACAACGCATCCCGCACTGCCATGAAGGACGTGATGGCTGAGGTGGCGGTGTACGGCACCCCCACCATCAAGCGCATCTACGGCGATTGGACCAGCCCCAATATGAACAGTTGGAAGTCCATTCTGCTGGAGACCGCCATCACCCCCATTCAGCAGTACAGCTACACCACCGGCAAAAATTCCACCGACTCCGCCATGATCATCGACGCCATGGACATCCTCTACTCCGGCACCTGCGACGGATTTGTGCTGGTGAGCAGCGACAGCGACTTCACCCGCCTGGCCACCCGGCTGCGGGAGGCAGGGATGAAGGTGTACGGCATGGGGGAGAAGAAGACCCCCAAGCCCTTTATCGTGGCCTGCGACAAGTTTGTGTATATCGAGGTCATCCGTGCCGCGGCCAAGCAGGCCGCCGAGGCCGCCAAAAAGAAGGAGGAGGCCCAGGCCAAAAAAACGGCCAAGAAGGAGAACAAGAAGTGCCAGACCTCCAGCAGTCCTGCACCGGAGGAGATCGTGGAGCTCATCGCCGAGTCGGTGGAGGACCTGTGCGAGGAGGACGGGCTGGCCCATATGGGCAAGCTGGGCAACCTCCTGCTGAAAAAGCAGCCCGACTTTGATCCCCGCAACTACGGCTTCTCCAAGCTGTCCAAACTGATCCGCGCCCTGGACCGCTTCCAGATCGTTCCCCAGGGGGAAGAGAATGTAGAATATTACGTGCGGGATATCTGTGCGGATAAATAA
- a CDS encoding thiamine diphosphokinase, which yields MTIKSGLCYVVGAMPLSWSLCPRKGAGDFLIAADKGYEALEAYGAPPDLVVGDFDSLGRRPNHPNVIQLPVMKDDTDMVYALREGLERGYRRFVLLGGVGGRLEHTLANLQSLAWLTTQGARGVLAGEGTVATALHNESMTFPQGLQGFLSVFCSSGVAKGVRLENLKYELNDHTMSADFPLGVSNEFVDAPAKITVGDGTLLALWREQGDFYRLLPKLWDREEAEYAGK from the coding sequence GTGACAATCAAGTCCGGTTTGTGTTATGTTGTGGGGGCTATGCCCCTGTCCTGGTCCCTGTGCCCCCGAAAGGGCGCCGGTGACTTCCTGATCGCTGCCGACAAGGGCTATGAGGCCCTGGAGGCCTACGGTGCGCCCCCTGATCTGGTGGTGGGTGACTTTGACTCTTTGGGCCGCCGGCCCAACCACCCCAATGTGATCCAGCTGCCGGTGATGAAGGACGACACCGACATGGTGTACGCCCTGCGGGAGGGCCTGGAGCGGGGCTACCGCCGGTTCGTGCTGCTGGGCGGCGTGGGCGGACGGCTGGAGCACACCCTGGCCAACCTCCAATCACTGGCCTGGCTCACCACCCAGGGAGCTCGCGGCGTGCTGGCAGGCGAGGGTACCGTGGCCACCGCCCTGCACAACGAGTCCATGACCTTCCCCCAGGGGCTGCAGGGCTTCCTCTCCGTGTTCTGCTCCAGCGGCGTGGCCAAGGGGGTTCGGCTGGAGAATTTAAAGTATGAGCTCAATGACCACACCATGTCTGCCGACTTCCCTCTGGGGGTAAGCAACGAGTTTGTGGACGCCCCCGCCAAGATCACGGTGGGCGACGGTACCCTGCTGGCCCTGTGGCGGGAGCAGGGGGACTTCTACCGCCTGCTGCCCAAGCTGTGGGACCGGGAGGAGGCGGAGTATGCCGGAAAGTGA
- a CDS encoding cysteine desulfurase family protein encodes MHYLDNAATTPVRPEAVQAAVQAMTVGWGNPSSRYALGSQAAAGVKEHRAQVAKALGCAPEELYFTSCGSEGDNWAIRGAVELGRRKGKHIITTAIEHSAVLEPCRALEREGYEVTYLTPNADGQVSMEDVKAALRPDTVLVSMMLVNNELGTLQPVAETAKAIRAAGSPALLHCDAVQGFLKVPFTPKALGVDLLTISGHKIHAPKGVGALYIRKGLRFPPLIRGGGQEEGLRSGTEATAQIAAFAAAAQAGKATLAADLEHMAALKEDLARRLPQEVPGAKVVLQGQAPHILPITLPGYKSEVIVRFLSDRGICVSSGSACHKGKPSHVYAALKLPKKELDGVLRISFSYDTTSQDIDALLEGLKAAQEQLFTSLS; translated from the coding sequence ATGCACTATTTAGATAACGCGGCCACCACGCCGGTACGTCCGGAGGCGGTACAGGCCGCGGTGCAGGCCATGACCGTGGGGTGGGGCAACCCCTCCTCCCGCTACGCCCTGGGCAGTCAGGCTGCTGCCGGGGTGAAGGAGCACCGCGCCCAGGTAGCGAAAGCTCTGGGCTGCGCCCCGGAGGAGCTCTATTTTACCTCCTGCGGCAGCGAGGGAGACAACTGGGCCATCCGCGGCGCGGTGGAGCTGGGCCGCCGCAAGGGCAAGCACATCATCACCACCGCCATCGAGCACTCCGCCGTGCTGGAGCCCTGCCGGGCACTGGAGCGGGAAGGCTATGAGGTCACCTACCTCACCCCCAATGCCGACGGCCAGGTGTCCATGGAGGACGTAAAGGCCGCCCTGCGTCCGGACACGGTGCTGGTATCCATGATGCTGGTGAACAACGAACTGGGCACCCTCCAGCCGGTGGCCGAGACCGCCAAGGCCATCCGCGCCGCAGGCTCCCCGGCTCTCCTCCACTGCGACGCGGTCCAGGGATTCTTGAAGGTTCCCTTCACCCCCAAGGCCCTGGGTGTGGACCTGCTCACCATCAGCGGCCACAAGATCCACGCTCCCAAGGGGGTAGGCGCCCTGTACATCCGCAAGGGACTGCGCTTCCCGCCCCTCATCCGTGGCGGCGGACAGGAGGAGGGTCTGCGCTCGGGCACCGAGGCCACCGCTCAGATTGCCGCCTTTGCCGCCGCCGCCCAGGCGGGCAAGGCCACTCTGGCCGCTGACCTGGAGCACATGGCCGCCCTGAAAGAGGACCTGGCCCGCCGCCTGCCTCAGGAGGTCCCCGGCGCTAAGGTGGTCCTCCAGGGACAGGCCCCCCACATTCTGCCCATTACCCTCCCCGGCTATAAGAGCGAGGTCATCGTGCGCTTTCTCAGCGACCGGGGGATCTGCGTCTCCTCCGGCTCCGCCTGCCACAAGGGAAAACCCAGCCACGTGTATGCCGCCCTGAAGCTGCCCAAAAAGGAGCTGGACGGCGTGCTGCGCATCAGCTTCTCCTACGACACCACATCCCAGGACATTGACGCCCTGCTGGAAGGTCTGAAGGCCGCTCAGGAGCAGTTATTCACCAGCTTGTCCTAA
- a CDS encoding MATE family efflux transporter: MFSYLRRGPGFYRRVGGLAVPIILQNLITSTLAMADTFMVGMLGEVPMAAVTLANIPLFVMQLFFFGVQSGSAVLISQYWGRQDRQSINRVVGVALWAVNLVSITFALVLLLIPVPFLSLFGNQREVILLAADYGRIIGLSYVLNGVTLVYVAAWRSMERPGIGMYILAASMGTNTFLNWVLIFGKLGAPALGVTGAAIATLIARVVEIVIVVVHARRSRVFRLDLGLLLRPGLRTVKQFIRYGSPVVCNETMWGLGTAIFPTIMGHMAGSTEILAAYTIAGNVEKLCMVVAFGISGTASIIIGREIGAGRSDTVYQVGLALNTLAAAGGTILGAGLLAFTHLSAPAWFFPLFHLSPAACSAATIMMTVQACIMPMRDFNNCNIVGVLRGGGDVKVATMIDLCPLWLCAIPLAALAGLVLQLNILWVYLAMSTEQLVKCIAGVVRLRTGKWIHDLTRPQTIE, from the coding sequence ATGTTTTCCTACCTGCGCCGCGGCCCCGGCTTCTACCGCCGAGTGGGCGGCCTGGCAGTACCCATTATTCTGCAAAACCTCATTACCAGCACCCTGGCCATGGCCGACACCTTCATGGTGGGCATGCTGGGTGAGGTGCCTATGGCGGCCGTCACCCTGGCCAACATCCCCTTGTTTGTCATGCAGCTGTTCTTCTTTGGCGTGCAGAGCGGCTCGGCAGTGCTCATCAGCCAGTACTGGGGCCGCCAGGACCGACAGTCCATCAACCGGGTGGTTGGCGTGGCCCTGTGGGCCGTGAACCTGGTATCGATCACCTTTGCCCTGGTGCTGCTGCTCATCCCCGTGCCCTTTTTGAGCCTGTTCGGCAACCAGCGGGAGGTCATCCTGCTGGCGGCAGACTACGGCCGGATCATCGGGTTGTCCTATGTGCTCAACGGCGTCACCCTGGTCTATGTGGCCGCCTGGCGCAGCATGGAGCGCCCCGGCATCGGTATGTACATTCTGGCTGCCTCCATGGGCACCAACACCTTTTTAAACTGGGTGCTCATCTTCGGCAAGCTGGGCGCTCCCGCCCTGGGCGTCACCGGCGCGGCCATCGCCACCCTCATCGCCCGTGTGGTGGAGATCGTCATTGTGGTGGTACACGCCCGGCGCTCCCGGGTGTTCCGCCTGGACCTGGGGCTGCTGCTGCGCCCGGGTCTGAGAACCGTCAAGCAGTTTATCCGCTACGGCTCCCCCGTGGTGTGCAACGAGACCATGTGGGGCCTGGGCACTGCCATCTTCCCCACTATCATGGGCCACATGGCAGGCAGCACGGAAATTCTGGCCGCTTACACCATCGCCGGCAACGTAGAAAAGCTGTGTATGGTGGTGGCCTTCGGCATCTCGGGCACCGCCTCCATCATCATCGGCCGGGAGATCGGCGCGGGCCGCTCGGACACCGTCTATCAGGTGGGACTGGCCCTCAACACCCTGGCGGCAGCGGGAGGCACCATTCTGGGAGCCGGTCTGCTGGCCTTCACCCATCTGTCCGCCCCGGCCTGGTTCTTCCCCCTGTTCCACCTCTCCCCCGCGGCCTGCTCCGCCGCCACCATTATGATGACGGTCCAGGCCTGCATCATGCCCATGCGGGACTTTAACAACTGCAACATCGTGGGCGTCCTCCGGGGCGGCGGCGATGTGAAGGTGGCCACCATGATCGACCTGTGTCCCCTGTGGCTGTGTGCCATCCCTCTGGCCGCTCTGGCCGGGCTGGTACTCCAGCTCAATATCCTGTGGGTCTACCTAGCCATGAGTACCGAGCAGCTGGTCAAATGTATCGCCGGCGTGGTTCGTCTGCGCACCGGCAAATGGATCCACGATCTCACCCGTCCCCAGACCATTGAATGA
- a CDS encoding MBL fold metallo-hydrolase: MKVTVLVENTAPQDSGLTPEHGLSLYIQYREHNILLDAGCSQAFAHNAQALGVDLKQVDLAVLSHGHFDHADGLRYFLEENPTCKVYARPQAGGPYFSTSTGSPRFIGIHRDIWEGHPDRFDCGEGVRQPVPGMWLVPETVHGGPFASRETNLLRKLGPDQFVQDDFVHEHSLVLEGEDGLVVFNSCSHGGIVNIVQGVQEALNRQVTTVVGGLHMFSTSTLSGLNCPPEYPGQVAWALKEQGVRRVYTGHCTGETALALLREELGDALVPLTCGLTFSL, translated from the coding sequence ATGAAGGTAACCGTCTTGGTAGAAAACACTGCCCCGCAAGACAGCGGGCTCACCCCGGAGCACGGCCTGTCCCTGTATATCCAGTACCGTGAGCATAACATCCTGCTGGACGCCGGCTGTTCCCAGGCCTTTGCCCACAATGCCCAGGCCCTGGGGGTAGACCTCAAGCAGGTGGACCTGGCCGTCCTCTCCCACGGCCACTTTGACCACGCAGACGGTCTGCGCTACTTTTTGGAGGAAAACCCCACCTGCAAGGTGTACGCCCGGCCTCAGGCCGGCGGTCCCTATTTCTCCACCTCCACCGGCTCGCCCCGCTTCATCGGTATCCACCGGGACATCTGGGAGGGCCACCCGGACCGCTTTGACTGCGGGGAGGGGGTGCGCCAGCCTGTTCCCGGCATGTGGCTGGTGCCTGAGACCGTCCACGGTGGTCCCTTCGCCAGCCGGGAGACCAATCTGCTGCGCAAGCTGGGTCCCGACCAGTTTGTCCAGGACGACTTCGTCCATGAGCACTCCCTGGTGCTGGAGGGGGAGGACGGCCTGGTGGTCTTCAATTCCTGCTCTCACGGGGGCATCGTCAACATCGTCCAGGGGGTACAGGAGGCCCTGAACCGGCAGGTCACCACGGTGGTGGGCGGCCTGCACATGTTCAGCACCAGCACCCTCTCCGGCCTCAACTGTCCCCCCGAGTACCCCGGCCAGGTTGCCTGGGCACTGAAAGAGCAGGGAGTACGGCGGGTATACACCGGCCACTGTACCGGTGAGACCGCCCTGGCTCTGCTCCGGGAGGAACTGGGGGACGCTTTGGTACCCCTTACCTGCGGGTTGACCTTCTCCCTGTAA
- the dnaJ gene encoding molecular chaperone DnaJ, whose protein sequence is MPEQKRDYYEVLGVSKGASDDEIKKAYRKLAKKYHPDMNPGDKEAEAKFKEVNEAYSVLSDEQKRARYDQFGHAGVDPNYGAGGPGGGFGGFDMGDIDLGDIFGSFFGGGGFGGFGGGGARRNGPQKGESLRANLTITFEEAAFGCEKEINLNRTEECDECHGSGCQPGTTAETCPDCRGTGVVRVQQRTGGFAFSSTAACTRCRGTGKIIHSPCKSCGGSGSVKKSKRITVTIPAGIDDGQAVSLRGQGNAGKNGGPAGDLIVGVRVKPHPQFRRDGTTVLYEQPVTFFQAAMGAELEIPTIDGKVKYTLPAGTQTGTTFRLRGKGIPELRGRGRGDQYVTIRVQVPTSMNAEQKEALRAFAQAMGENVPEESGLKGFFDKHKKKK, encoded by the coding sequence ATGCCAGAACAGAAACGAGATTATTACGAGGTGCTGGGCGTAAGCAAAGGCGCCTCCGACGATGAGATTAAAAAGGCCTACCGGAAGTTGGCCAAAAAATATCACCCCGATATGAACCCCGGCGACAAGGAGGCAGAGGCCAAGTTCAAGGAAGTGAACGAGGCTTACAGCGTCCTGTCCGACGAGCAGAAGCGTGCCCGGTATGACCAGTTTGGCCATGCGGGAGTAGACCCCAACTATGGCGCAGGCGGTCCCGGCGGCGGCTTCGGCGGCTTTGACATGGGAGATATTGACCTGGGTGATATCTTCGGCTCCTTCTTTGGCGGCGGTGGGTTCGGCGGCTTTGGCGGCGGCGGAGCCCGGCGCAACGGTCCCCAGAAGGGAGAGAGCCTGCGGGCCAACCTGACCATTACCTTTGAAGAGGCCGCCTTCGGCTGCGAGAAGGAGATCAACCTCAACCGCACCGAGGAGTGCGACGAATGCCACGGCTCCGGCTGCCAGCCGGGCACCACGGCCGAGACCTGCCCCGACTGCCGGGGCACCGGCGTGGTCCGGGTGCAGCAGCGCACCGGCGGCTTCGCCTTCTCCAGCACCGCGGCCTGTACCCGCTGCCGGGGCACCGGCAAAATTATCCACAGTCCCTGTAAGAGCTGTGGAGGCAGCGGCAGCGTGAAGAAGAGCAAGCGTATCACCGTTACCATCCCCGCCGGCATCGATGACGGCCAGGCCGTCTCTCTGCGGGGCCAGGGCAATGCGGGCAAAAACGGCGGTCCCGCCGGCGACCTCATTGTGGGCGTGCGGGTCAAGCCCCATCCTCAGTTCCGCCGCGACGGCACCACCGTGCTCTATGAGCAGCCGGTGACCTTCTTCCAGGCGGCTATGGGCGCCGAGCTGGAGATTCCCACCATCGACGGCAAGGTGAAGTACACCCTGCCCGCCGGAACCCAGACCGGCACCACCTTCCGCCTGCGGGGCAAGGGTATCCCCGAGCTGCGGGGCCGGGGCCGGGGTGACCAGTATGTCACCATCCGGGTCCAGGTGCCCACCTCCATGAACGCCGAGCAGAAGGAGGCCCTGCGGGCCTTTGCTCAGGCCATGGGGGAGAATGTGCCGGAAGAGAGCGGACTGAAGGGCTTTTTTGATAAGCACAAGAAGAAAAAATAA